Proteins from a single region of Apium graveolens cultivar Ventura chromosome 7, ASM990537v1, whole genome shotgun sequence:
- the LOC141671242 gene encoding E3 ubiquitin-protein ligase RING1-like, with translation MSTLSGAATATTRYFCHQCNSTVSIPPQSPSSELVCPNCNGGFLEEFDESSSTNALPILNAPSLFPLASQSNDLFNLLRGGNRWDHRDQFDPLSFFVTYLSTLRAGGANIQFVVNNNNNNNNNDNNENENNENENENAGRNFYSDRLFDPFGLRVPFNLGDYVVGPGLEQLIQQLSENDPNRHGPPPAAKSAVEGLKKVEIGDEMSDGDYAQCAVCMEAFEVGVEAKEMPCRHLFHSDCIVPWLEMHNSCPVCRFELPTDDEDYESRKRGGVEGSGGGIGQASGGMVQLSGGGGRPLALGIGGSLGNVYSNPRMMERRFRIQLPMLIRGGEETSNSGTGNETGNETAGGSNTDSQAADDVD, from the coding sequence ATGTCCACCCTCTCCGGCGCGGCCACCGCCACCACCCGGTACTTCTGCCACCAATGCAATTCCACGGTGTCTATACCACCGCAATCTCCCTCCTCTGAACTCGTTTGTCCTAATTGTAATGGCGGTTTTCTCGAAGAATTCGACGAATCTTCAAGCACCAATGCTCTTCCTATTCTCAATGCGCCTAGTTTGTTCCCGCTGGCGTCTCAGAGTAATGACTTGTTCAATCTCTTACGAGGAGGAAATAGGTGGGATCATCGCGATCAGTTTGATCCTTTGTCGTTTTTCGTGACTTATTTGAGTACATTGCGCGCCGGTGGCGCCAATATACAATTCGTCGTAaataataacaacaacaataataataatgataataatgaGAATGAGAATAATGAGAATGAGAATGAGAATGCTGGTCGTAATTTTTATAGTGATAGGCTGTTTGATCCGTTTGGACTACGTGTTCCGTTTAATTTAGGAGATTATGTTGTTGGACCAGGACTAGAACAATTGATACAGCAGTTATCGGAGAATGATCCGAATAGGCACGGACCGCCTCCTGCTGCTAAATCAGCGGTGGAAGGGCTTAAAAAGGTCGAGATTGGGGATGAGATGAGCGATGGTGATTATGCGCAATGTGCAGTCTGTATGGAGGCTTTCGAGGTCGGTGTGGAGGCCAAGGAGATGCCGTGTAGGCATTTGTTTCATTCGGATTGTATTGTCCCGTGGTTGGAGATGCATAATTCTTGTCCGGTTTGTCGGTTTGAGTTACCGACAGATGATGAGGATTACGAGAGCAGGAAGCGTGGCGGTGTGGAGGGGAGTGGAGGTGGGATAGGACAAGCGAGCGGTGGAATGGTACAATTGAGTGGAGGTGGAGGGAGGCCGTTGGCTCTCGGGATCGGAGGGTCTTTAGGTAATGTTTATAGTAATCCGAGGATGATGGAGAGGAGGTTTAGGATACAGTTGCCGATGTTGATTAGAGGCGGAGAGGAAACAAGCAATAGCGGAACTGGAAATGAGACAGGAAATGAGACAGCCGGAGGTTCTAACACCGATAGCCAGGCTGCGGATGATGTTGATTAA